The Sphaerospermopsis torques-reginae ITEP-024 genome has a window encoding:
- a CDS encoding DUF4350 domain-containing protein, whose amino-acid sequence MKRRNRIIWLGAIALASIILLSITVAPSSKINSGSSYNRAPEGYGAWYAFMQSQGTNIQRWQKPFSDIEAQTNPLTLLQVNSTLRNPMLYPQQIEWVKKGNTLIILGVKKPPTAAEFSSNQKSALGDVKIDTSRRYQKSQSEQELEQVLLGDRYGAVVWEEKYGKGKVIFATTPHLAANAYQDEANFVYLADLVTKGKQKILIDEYIHGYKDSDIREKEREGDLLSYLAKTPLFPALVQVVLLLLVLIWSENRRFGKPVTLDTLVIDNSQAYIQALAGVLQKAESSDFVLEMIGKEEQLQLQKVLGLGQIPVENEVLLKVWQDHTGKNPAELEAVLKLQIKKHRISEQDLISWLEKWQSLRKNQNSKSNI is encoded by the coding sequence ATGAAACGCCGTAACCGCATTATTTGGCTAGGTGCGATCGCTCTAGCATCCATAATTTTACTTAGCATAACAGTTGCTCCTAGCAGTAAAATCAATAGTGGTTCTAGTTATAATCGCGCACCTGAAGGTTATGGTGCTTGGTATGCTTTTATGCAATCTCAAGGAACAAATATCCAACGTTGGCAAAAGCCTTTTAGTGATATTGAGGCGCAAACCAACCCTTTAACTTTACTACAGGTGAACAGCACTTTAAGAAACCCAATGTTATATCCACAACAAATTGAATGGGTAAAAAAAGGTAATACCTTAATAATTTTGGGCGTAAAAAAACCACCAACAGCAGCAGAATTTAGCAGCAATCAAAAATCAGCTTTGGGTGATGTTAAGATTGACACTAGCAGAAGATATCAAAAATCTCAGTCAGAACAAGAGTTAGAACAAGTTTTGTTGGGCGATCGCTATGGTGCTGTAGTCTGGGAAGAGAAATATGGCAAAGGCAAAGTCATTTTTGCTACCACTCCCCATTTAGCCGCCAATGCTTATCAAGACGAAGCTAATTTTGTATACTTAGCGGATTTAGTTACCAAAGGTAAACAAAAAATACTTATAGACGAGTATATCCACGGTTACAAAGATTCTGATATTAGAGAGAAAGAACGAGAAGGCGATTTATTAAGTTACTTGGCGAAAACTCCTTTATTTCCAGCATTAGTGCAAGTAGTTTTACTGTTATTAGTGCTAATTTGGTCTGAAAATCGCCGCTTTGGTAAACCCGTAACTTTGGATACACTAGTTATAGATAACAGTCAGGCTTACATACAAGCATTAGCAGGAGTTTTACAAAAAGCAGAATCTAGCGATTTTGTTCTGGAAATGATAGGTAAAGAAGAACAACTGCAACTACAAAAAGTATTAGGATTAGGTCAAATACCTGTAGAAAATGAAGTTTTACTCAAAGTTTGGCAAGATCACACAGGTAAAAATCCAGCAGAACTGGAAGCAGTCTTAAAACTACAAATAAAAAAACACCGTATCAGTGAACAAGACCTGATAAGCTGGTTAGAGAAATGGCAAAGCCTACGGAAAAATCAAAATTCAAAATCTAACATCTAA
- a CDS encoding DUF4129 domain-containing protein: MNTDAFEKTNWGWQFYLFQEQVGEWLEYQFSRFQKTLPELPPGWSISPWVAELLKILFWLILGLFVVWVIWRLWQEFNPYIYAWLARFDHGFISQNKNQANELSISLLLTKAQEFHQQGNYREACRYLYLAMLQQLHEKAIAPQQPSRTDGEYLQLVTSSVTPVQPYETLITTHEQLCFGNNEILAENYQQCRQAYQELFNS, translated from the coding sequence ATGAACACTGATGCTTTTGAAAAAACAAACTGGGGTTGGCAGTTTTATTTATTTCAGGAACAAGTAGGAGAATGGTTGGAATACCAATTTTCCCGCTTTCAAAAAACCCTGCCAGAATTACCTCCTGGTTGGTCAATTAGTCCTTGGGTAGCTGAATTACTAAAAATTCTATTTTGGCTGATACTGGGTTTATTTGTCGTTTGGGTAATTTGGCGTTTATGGCAAGAATTTAATCCTTACATTTATGCTTGGCTGGCAAGATTTGATCATGGCTTTATTTCCCAGAATAAAAATCAAGCTAATGAGTTATCTATCAGCTTGTTGTTAACTAAAGCCCAGGAATTTCACCAACAGGGTAACTACCGGGAAGCTTGCCGTTATCTATATTTAGCGATGTTACAGCAATTGCATGAAAAAGCGATCGCACCTCAACAACCTAGCCGCACAGACGGCGAATATCTGCAATTAGTAACTTCTAGTGTAACTCCTGTTCAACCTTATGAAACCTTAATTACCACCCATGAACAATTATGTTTTGGTAATAATGAAATTTTGGCAGAAAATTATCAACAGTGTCGTCAAGCCTATCAAGAACTTTTTAATTCATAA